From a region of the Streptomyces tirandamycinicus genome:
- a CDS encoding LacI family DNA-binding transcriptional regulator, translated as MQTREPTGGARPTSRDVARAAGVSQATVSLVLGGKWRGRVSERTAGLVRDAAAELGYRPNLAARNLRLGRTRTALLVVPALTNEFFARVYGGAAAVAAEHGFGVVLYPSPGGVGPARDPFPSARAALDGVIASSMAAGALDAIRGSDLPLVMLDSDPADPASAAQVNLDVADGMRQVADHLLGLGHRRFVHLASAVPSWTFAVRARALEEALGAVAEAELRTVPSPLDVTGALEAAGRALGAPGPRPTALVCDDDILAAGACKAVRRMGLRVPEDVSVTGFDDLALATAVEPELTTVRLPAERIGREGMTALLALLDVPSSRPPASGALPVTLVPRGSTGPAPAV; from the coding sequence GTGCAGACCCGGGAACCCACCGGCGGGGCGCGGCCGACCAGCAGGGACGTGGCGCGGGCGGCCGGGGTGTCCCAGGCCACCGTGTCGCTGGTGCTGGGCGGGAAGTGGCGCGGCCGGGTGTCCGAGCGCACCGCGGGTCTGGTGCGCGACGCGGCGGCCGAGCTCGGCTACCGGCCGAATCTCGCCGCTCGCAATCTGCGGCTCGGCCGGACGCGGACGGCGCTGCTGGTGGTCCCCGCACTGACCAACGAGTTCTTCGCACGGGTGTACGGAGGTGCGGCGGCGGTCGCCGCCGAGCACGGTTTCGGCGTGGTGCTGTACCCCTCCCCCGGGGGCGTGGGACCCGCACGGGATCCCTTCCCGTCCGCACGGGCCGCCCTGGACGGGGTGATCGCCTCCTCGATGGCGGCGGGGGCGCTGGACGCGATCCGCGGGTCCGATCTGCCGCTGGTGATGCTGGACAGCGATCCCGCGGACCCGGCGTCCGCGGCCCAGGTGAACCTGGACGTGGCGGACGGCATGCGGCAGGTGGCTGATCATCTGCTCGGCCTCGGTCACCGGCGCTTCGTCCATCTCGCGTCCGCGGTGCCGTCCTGGACGTTCGCGGTGCGGGCGCGGGCGCTGGAGGAAGCTCTGGGGGCGGTTGCCGAGGCGGAACTCCGGACGGTTCCGTCGCCGCTCGACGTGACCGGTGCACTGGAGGCCGCCGGGCGGGCGCTCGGCGCTCCGGGGCCGCGTCCCACCGCCCTGGTCTGCGACGACGACATCCTCGCGGCGGGCGCCTGCAAGGCGGTCCGCCGCATGGGCCTGCGGGTGCCGGAGGACGTCTCGGTGACCGGATTCGACGATCTGGCCCTGGCGACGGCGGTGGAGCCGGAGCTCACCACGGTCCGCCTCCCGGCCGAACGGATCGGCCGGGAGGGCATGACCGCGCTCCTCGCGCTCCTCGACGTTCCCTCGTCCCGCCCTCCGGCCTCCGGAGCCCTGCCGGTCACCCTGGTCCCGCGGGGCTCCACGGGCCCCGCACCGGCGGTCTGA
- the prcA gene encoding proteasome subunit alpha — MSTPFYVSPQQAMADRAEYARKGIARGRSLVVMQYADGIVFVGENPSRALHKFSEIYDRIGFAAAGKYNEYENLRIGGVRYADLRGYTYDRDDVTARGLANVYAQTLGTIFSSAGEKPYEVELVVAEVGTSPEGDQIYRLPHDGSIVDEHGSVAVGGNAEQISSFLDQRHRDGMSLAEALKLAVQALSRDTNGGEREIPAERLEVAVLDRTRPQQRKFKRIVGRQLSRLLGAADAASAPTEAPSDEETPEEEA; from the coding sequence GTGTCGACGCCGTTCTATGTCTCACCACAGCAAGCGATGGCCGACCGGGCGGAATACGCCCGCAAGGGCATCGCGCGCGGCCGAAGCCTGGTCGTGATGCAGTACGCCGACGGCATCGTGTTCGTCGGCGAGAACCCGTCCCGCGCGCTGCACAAGTTCAGCGAGATCTACGACCGGATCGGCTTCGCCGCGGCCGGCAAGTACAACGAGTACGAGAACCTGCGCATCGGCGGCGTCCGCTACGCCGACCTGCGCGGCTACACCTACGACCGCGACGACGTGACGGCCCGCGGCCTGGCGAACGTCTACGCGCAGACACTGGGCACGATCTTCTCCAGTGCCGGCGAGAAGCCGTACGAGGTCGAGCTGGTCGTCGCCGAGGTCGGCACCTCGCCCGAGGGCGACCAGATCTACCGGCTGCCGCACGACGGCTCGATCGTGGACGAGCACGGCTCGGTCGCGGTCGGCGGCAACGCCGAGCAGATCAGCTCCTTCCTCGACCAGCGGCACCGTGACGGGATGTCGCTCGCCGAGGCGCTGAAGCTCGCGGTGCAGGCCCTGTCCCGCGACACCAACGGCGGCGAGCGGGAGATCCCCGCGGAGCGCCTCGAAGTCGCGGTCCTGGACCGCACCCGCCCCCAGCAGCGCAAGTTCAAGCGGATCGTGGGCCGCCAGCTCTCCCGCCTGCTGGGAGCCGCCGACGCAGCCTCCGCTCCGACGGAGGCCCCGTCGGACGAGGAGACCCCGGAGGAGGAGGCGTAG
- the prcB gene encoding proteasome subunit beta, with the protein MEANPRSTGRLPAAFLTPGSSSFMDFLGEHSPELLPGKRVLPPVQGVIEAPHGTTIVAASFPGGVVLAGDRRATMGNMIAQRDIEKVFPADEYSAVGIAGTAGLAVEMVKLFQLELEHFEKVEGAQLSLEGKANRLSTMIRSNLGMAMQGLAVVPLFAGWDVDREKGRIFSYDVTGGRSEEHGYAATGSGSIFARGSMKKLYREDLTEEQALTLVIQALYDAADEDSATGGPDVGRRIYPIVTVITDEGFRKLTEAEASEIAHAVLERRREQPDGPRASLL; encoded by the coding sequence GTGGAAGCCAACCCTCGTAGCACCGGGCGTCTGCCGGCAGCCTTCCTGACGCCCGGCTCGTCGTCGTTCATGGATTTCCTCGGCGAGCACTCACCCGAGCTGCTCCCGGGCAAGCGCGTCCTGCCCCCCGTGCAGGGCGTGATCGAGGCACCCCACGGCACGACGATCGTGGCCGCGTCCTTCCCCGGAGGGGTGGTGCTCGCCGGCGACCGGCGGGCCACCATGGGCAACATGATCGCCCAGCGCGACATCGAGAAGGTCTTCCCGGCCGACGAGTACTCCGCCGTCGGTATCGCCGGCACCGCCGGCCTGGCGGTGGAGATGGTCAAGCTGTTCCAGCTCGAGCTGGAGCACTTCGAGAAGGTGGAGGGCGCCCAGCTCTCCCTCGAGGGCAAGGCGAACCGCCTGTCCACGATGATCCGGAGCAATCTCGGCATGGCCATGCAGGGCCTCGCGGTGGTCCCGCTCTTCGCCGGCTGGGACGTCGACCGGGAGAAGGGCCGCATCTTCTCCTACGACGTCACCGGCGGCCGCTCCGAGGAGCACGGCTACGCCGCGACGGGTTCCGGGTCGATCTTCGCCCGGGGATCGATGAAGAAGCTCTACCGCGAGGACCTGACCGAGGAGCAGGCGCTCACCCTGGTCATCCAGGCGCTGTACGACGCGGCCGACGAGGACTCCGCCACCGGCGGACCCGACGTGGGCCGGCGCATCTACCCGATCGTCACCGTCATCACCGACGAGGGCTTCCGCAAGCTGACCGAGGCCGAGGCCTCCGAGATCGCCCACGCGGTCCTGGAGCGCCGGAGGGAGCAGCCGGACGGCCCGAGGGCCTCGCTGCTCTGA
- a CDS encoding ubiquitin-like protein Pup, whose translation MATKDTGGGQQRATRSTEETEEQAQDAQASEDLKERQEKLSDDVDSVLDEIDDVLEENAEDFVRSFVQKGGQ comes from the coding sequence ATGGCGACCAAGGACACCGGCGGCGGGCAGCAGCGGGCCACGCGTTCCACCGAGGAGACCGAGGAGCAGGCGCAGGACGCGCAGGCCTCCGAGGACCTCAAGGAGCGCCAGGAGAAGCTGTCCGACGACGTCGACTCCGTGCTGGACGAGATCGACGACGTCCTGGAGGAGAACGCGGAGGACTTCGTTCGGAGCTTTGTGCAAAAGGGCGGTCAGTAG
- the dop gene encoding depupylase/deamidase Dop, with amino-acid sequence MTVRRVMGIETEYGISVPGHPNANAMLTSSQIVNAYAAAMHRARRARWDFEEENPLRDARGFDLAREAADSSQLTDEDIGLANVILTNGARLYVDHAHPEYSAPEVTNPRDAVLWDKAGERIMAEAAERAAQLPGAQPIHLYKNNTDNKGASYGTHENYLMKRETPFSDIVRHLTPFFVSRQVVTGAGRVGIGQDGHEHGFQISQRADYFEVEVGLETTLKRPIINTRDEPHADAEKYRRLHVIIGDANLSEISTYLKLGTTALVLSMIEDGFINVDLAVDQPVRTLHQVSHDPSLQRLVTLRSGRTLTAVQLQMEYFELARKYVEDRFGVDADEQTKDVLVRWEDTLNRLENDPMSLSGELDWVAKLEILEGYRRRDDLDWDAARLHLVDLQYADVRPEKGLYNRLVARGRMKRLLDEADVERAESKPPEDTRAYFRGRCLEQYADDVAAASWDSVIFDLPGRDSLQRVPTLEPLRGTRNHVKELLDRCRTAEDLVRVLSGG; translated from the coding sequence ATGACCGTACGGCGAGTAATGGGCATCGAGACGGAGTACGGGATCTCCGTCCCCGGCCACCCGAACGCCAATGCCATGCTCACCTCGTCCCAGATCGTCAACGCCTACGCGGCGGCGATGCACCGGGCGCGGCGCGCCCGCTGGGACTTCGAGGAGGAGAACCCCCTGCGGGACGCCCGGGGCTTCGACCTGGCCAGGGAGGCCGCCGACTCCAGCCAGCTCACCGACGAGGACATCGGCCTGGCCAACGTGATCCTCACCAACGGCGCCCGGCTCTACGTGGACCACGCCCACCCCGAGTACAGCGCTCCCGAGGTCACCAATCCCCGCGACGCCGTGCTCTGGGACAAGGCCGGCGAGCGGATCATGGCGGAGGCGGCCGAGCGCGCCGCCCAGCTGCCCGGCGCCCAGCCCATCCACCTGTACAAGAACAACACCGACAACAAGGGCGCGTCCTACGGCACGCACGAGAACTACCTGATGAAGCGGGAGACGCCCTTCTCGGACATCGTGCGGCACCTGACGCCGTTCTTCGTGTCCCGGCAGGTCGTGACCGGTGCCGGCCGGGTCGGGATCGGCCAGGACGGCCACGAGCACGGCTTCCAGATCAGCCAGCGGGCCGACTACTTCGAGGTGGAGGTGGGCCTGGAGACCACCCTGAAGCGGCCCATCATCAACACCCGGGACGAACCGCACGCCGACGCGGAGAAGTACCGCCGGCTGCACGTGATCATCGGCGACGCCAATCTGTCGGAGATCTCCACCTACCTCAAGCTCGGCACGACCGCGCTGGTGCTGTCGATGATCGAGGACGGCTTCATCAACGTCGACCTGGCCGTCGACCAGCCGGTGCGGACACTGCACCAGGTCTCCCACGACCCGTCCCTGCAGCGGCTGGTCACGCTGCGCAGCGGCCGGACACTCACCGCCGTCCAACTGCAGATGGAGTACTTCGAGCTGGCCCGCAAGTACGTCGAGGACCGGTTCGGCGTGGACGCGGACGAGCAGACCAAGGACGTCCTGGTGCGCTGGGAGGACACCCTCAACCGGCTCGAGAACGACCCGATGAGCCTGTCCGGCGAGCTCGACTGGGTCGCCAAGCTGGAGATCCTGGAGGGCTACCGCAGGCGCGACGACCTGGACTGGGACGCGGCCCGGCTGCACCTGGTGGACCTGCAGTACGCGGACGTGCGCCCGGAGAAGGGGCTGTACAACCGCCTGGTGGCCCGGGGCAGGATGAAGCGGCTGCTGGACGAGGCCGACGTCGAGCGCGCCGAGAGCAAGCCCCCGGAGGACACCCGGGCCTACTTCCGGGGCCGCTGCCTGGAGCAGTACGCGGACGACGTGGCCGCCGCCTCCTGGGACTCGGTGATCTTCGATCTGCCGGGCCGGGATTCCCTGCAGCGCGTCCCGACGCTGGAGCCGTTGCGTGGTACACGCAACCATGTCAAGGAGCTCCTTGACCGGTGCCGGACCGCGGAGGACCTGGTCCGCGTCCTCTCCGGGGGCTGA
- the arc gene encoding proteasome ATPase has protein sequence MAAHDDDNNRGFRPGRGSEDPAGQVAYLEQEIAVLRRKLADSPRHTRILEERIVELQTNLAGVSAQNERLANTLREARDQIVALKEEVDRLAQPPAGFGVFLQVNEDGTADIFTGGRKLRVNVSPGVEAEELRRGQEVMLNEALNVVEAMEFERTGDIVTLKEILEDGERALVIGHTDEERVVRLAEPLLDVTIRPGDALLLEPRSGYVYEVVPKSEVEELVLEEVPDVDYGKIGGLGGQIEMIRDAVELPYLYPDLFKEHELRPPKGILLYGPPGCGKTLIAKAVANSLAKKVAEVTGQPAGKSYFLNIKGPELLNKYVGETERHIRLVFQRAREKASEGTPVIVFFDEMESLFRTRGSGVSSDVENTIVPQLLAEIDGVEGLENVIVIGASNREDMIDPAILRPGRLDVKIKIERPDAEAAKDIFAKYLTPSLPLHADDLSEHTGSKEAAVQGMIQSVVEQMYAESEENRFLEVTYANGDKEVLYFKDFNSGAMIQNIVDRAKKMAIKAFLDHNQKGLRVAHLLQACVDEFKENEDLPNTTNPDDWARISGKKGERIVFIRTLVTGKQGADTGRSIDTVANTGQYL, from the coding sequence GTGGCAGCCCACGACGACGACAACAACCGCGGCTTCCGGCCGGGGCGGGGGTCTGAAGACCCCGCCGGCCAGGTCGCCTATCTCGAGCAGGAGATCGCCGTCCTGCGCCGCAAGCTCGCCGACTCTCCGCGCCATACGAGGATTCTCGAAGAGCGGATCGTCGAGCTGCAGACGAACCTGGCCGGCGTGTCCGCACAGAACGAGCGACTGGCGAACACGCTCCGTGAGGCCCGAGACCAGATCGTGGCCCTCAAGGAGGAGGTCGACCGGCTCGCGCAGCCGCCGGCCGGCTTCGGTGTCTTCCTGCAGGTCAACGAGGACGGCACCGCCGACATCTTCACCGGGGGCCGCAAGCTCCGGGTGAACGTCAGCCCCGGCGTCGAGGCCGAGGAGCTCCGGCGCGGCCAGGAGGTCATGCTCAACGAGGCGCTCAACGTGGTCGAGGCCATGGAGTTCGAGCGCACCGGGGACATCGTCACCCTCAAGGAGATCCTGGAGGACGGCGAGCGCGCCCTGGTGATCGGGCACACCGACGAGGAGCGGGTGGTGCGGCTCGCCGAGCCGCTGCTGGACGTCACCATCCGCCCCGGCGACGCCCTGCTGCTCGAGCCCAGGTCCGGGTACGTGTACGAGGTCGTGCCGAAGAGCGAGGTCGAGGAGCTGGTCCTCGAAGAGGTCCCGGACGTCGACTACGGCAAGATCGGCGGCCTCGGCGGCCAGATCGAGATGATCCGGGACGCCGTCGAGCTCCCGTATCTGTACCCCGACCTCTTCAAGGAGCACGAACTCCGGCCGCCGAAGGGCATCCTGCTCTACGGTCCGCCCGGATGCGGCAAGACGCTGATCGCGAAGGCCGTCGCCAACTCCCTTGCCAAGAAGGTCGCCGAGGTGACCGGCCAGCCCGCGGGGAAGAGCTACTTCCTCAACATCAAGGGCCCCGAGCTCCTCAACAAGTACGTCGGCGAGACCGAGCGGCACATCCGCCTGGTCTTCCAGCGTGCGCGGGAGAAGGCCAGTGAGGGCACACCCGTCATCGTCTTCTTCGACGAGATGGAGTCCCTCTTCCGCACCCGCGGCTCCGGTGTCAGCTCGGACGTTGAGAACACGATCGTCCCCCAGCTGCTCGCCGAGATCGACGGTGTGGAGGGCCTGGAGAACGTCATCGTGATCGGCGCCTCCAACCGCGAGGACATGATCGACCCCGCGATCCTGCGGCCCGGCCGGCTCGACGTCAAGATCAAGATCGAGCGTCCGGACGCGGAGGCGGCCAAGGACATCTTCGCGAAGTACCTCACGCCGTCGCTGCCGCTGCACGCCGACGACCTCTCGGAGCACACCGGCTCCAAGGAGGCCGCCGTCCAGGGCATGATCCAGTCGGTCGTCGAGCAGATGTACGCGGAATCCGAGGAGAACCGCTTCCTGGAGGTCACGTACGCCAACGGCGACAAGGAAGTCCTGTACTTCAAGGACTTCAATTCCGGCGCCATGATCCAGAACATTGTGGACCGGGCCAAGAAGATGGCCATCAAGGCCTTCCTCGACCACAACCAGAAGGGTCTCCGCGTCGCGCACCTGCTCCAGGCCTGCGTCGACGAATTCAAGGAGAACGAGGACCTGCCGAACACCACGAACCCGGACGACTGGGCCCGGATCTCCGGAAAGAAGGGCGAGCGGATCGTGTTCATCCGCACGCTCGTCACCGGAAAGCAGGGTGCGGACACCGGACGCTCCATCGACACGGTGGCGAACACCGGTCAGTACCTGTAG
- a CDS encoding ferredoxin has product MNEALEVWIDQGLCTGDGICAQYAPEVFELDIDGLAYVKSAEDELLQEPGATTPVPLPLLTDVIDSAKECPGDCIHVRRVSDGVEVYGPDAG; this is encoded by the coding sequence ATGAACGAGGCTCTCGAAGTCTGGATCGACCAGGGGCTGTGCACCGGCGACGGCATCTGCGCCCAGTACGCGCCCGAGGTGTTCGAGCTGGACATCGACGGCCTGGCCTATGTGAAGAGCGCCGAGGACGAGCTGCTGCAGGAGCCGGGCGCCACAACGCCCGTGCCGCTGCCGCTGCTGACCGATGTCATCGACTCGGCCAAGGAGTGCCCGGGCGACTGCATCCACGTCCGACGCGTCTCGGACGGGGTCGAGGTGTACGGGCCCGACGCCGGGTAG
- a CDS encoding tRNA (adenine-N1)-methyltransferase, with the protein MSEPTGAARRRGPFEVGDQVQLTDPKGRHYTFTLEAGKNFHTHKGSFPHDELIGAPEGSVVHTTGNVAYLALRPLLPDYVLSMPRGAAVVYPKDAGQILAFADIFAGARVVEAGVGSGSLSAFLLRAVGDEGMLHSYERREDFAEIARGNVERYFGGPHPAWTLTVGDLQDNLSDADVDRVILDMLAPWECLEAVSKALVPGGILCCYVATTTQLARTVESIREIGCYAEPQPWESMIRNWHVEGLAVRPDHRMIGHTGFLVTARRLADGVEPPMRRRRPAKGAYGEDYEGPNKG; encoded by the coding sequence ATGTCCGAACCGACCGGTGCCGCCCGCCGTCGCGGGCCCTTCGAGGTCGGGGACCAGGTCCAGCTCACCGATCCCAAGGGACGCCACTACACGTTCACGCTCGAGGCCGGGAAGAACTTCCACACCCACAAGGGTTCCTTCCCGCACGACGAGCTGATCGGCGCCCCCGAGGGCAGTGTGGTCCATACCACGGGAAACGTCGCCTACCTCGCGCTGCGCCCCCTGCTCCCCGACTACGTCCTGTCCATGCCCCGCGGCGCTGCCGTGGTCTACCCCAAGGACGCGGGGCAGATCCTGGCCTTCGCCGACATCTTCGCCGGCGCGCGCGTCGTGGAGGCGGGGGTCGGCTCCGGCTCGCTGAGCGCCTTCCTGCTGCGGGCCGTCGGCGACGAGGGCATGCTGCACTCCTACGAGCGCCGCGAGGACTTCGCGGAGATCGCCAGGGGCAACGTCGAGCGCTACTTCGGCGGACCGCACCCGGCCTGGACGCTCACGGTCGGGGACCTCCAGGACAACCTGTCCGACGCCGACGTCGACCGCGTCATCCTGGACATGCTCGCGCCCTGGGAGTGCCTGGAGGCCGTCTCCAAGGCCCTCGTCCCCGGCGGCATCCTGTGCTGCTACGTGGCGACGACCACACAGCTGGCGCGGACCGTCGAGTCCATCCGCGAGATCGGGTGCTACGCCGAGCCGCAGCCGTGGGAGTCCATGATCCGCAACTGGCACGTCGAAGGGCTGGCCGTGCGCCCCGACCATCGGATGATCGGCCACACCGGCTTCCTGGTCACCGCCCGGCGGCTGGCGGACGGCGTGGAGCCGCCGATGCGCCGCCGCCGCCCCGCCAAGGGCGCCTACGGCGAGGACTACGAAGGCCCGAACAAGGGCTGA
- a CDS encoding site-2 protease family protein, with the protein MKKDEESGERERARPGTGAADPGGGKRDRSAEPGGGLLMGRPFGVPVYVAPSWFVVAALITWVFGGQLDRVLPELGGARYLVSLFFAVAFYASVLVHELAHTVAALRYKLPVRRIQLQFFGGVSEIEKESETPGREFVLAFVGPLLSLVLAAVFYAGMRAVEPGTVPGVLLAGLMISNLIVAAFNLLPGLPLDGGRMLRAVVWKITGKPMSGTVAAAWVGRALAVAVLIGLPLLTHTGALGNSTEDIGGMETVTDALLAAILAAIIWTGAGNSLRMARLREHLPGLRARALTRRAVPVTSDTPLSEALRRANEAGARALVVVDGHGDPKALVREAAIVGVPEHRRPWVAVGGLAQDLTDGMKVPAELAGEALLDRLRANPASEYLVVEETGEIYGVLSTADVERAFVAAMARPGS; encoded by the coding sequence GTGAAGAAGGACGAGGAGAGCGGCGAGCGTGAGCGCGCGCGGCCCGGCACGGGGGCAGCGGACCCCGGCGGCGGAAAGCGGGACCGCTCCGCGGAGCCCGGCGGCGGCCTCCTCATGGGCCGCCCCTTCGGCGTGCCGGTGTACGTCGCCCCGAGCTGGTTCGTGGTCGCGGCCCTCATCACCTGGGTGTTCGGCGGGCAGCTCGACCGGGTCCTGCCGGAGCTCGGCGGCGCCCGCTACCTCGTCTCGCTGTTCTTCGCGGTCGCCTTCTACGCCTCCGTGCTGGTCCACGAACTGGCCCACACGGTCGCGGCTCTGCGCTACAAGCTGCCCGTACGCCGCATCCAGCTCCAGTTCTTCGGCGGCGTCTCGGAGATCGAGAAGGAGTCGGAGACCCCGGGCCGGGAGTTCGTCCTCGCCTTCGTCGGACCGCTGCTGTCGCTGGTGCTGGCCGCCGTCTTCTACGCCGGTATGCGGGCCGTGGAGCCCGGCACCGTCCCCGGCGTGCTGCTCGCCGGTCTGATGATCTCCAACCTCATCGTCGCCGCCTTCAACCTCCTCCCGGGACTGCCGCTGGACGGCGGCCGGATGCTGCGCGCGGTCGTGTGGAAGATCACCGGCAAGCCGATGAGCGGCACCGTCGCCGCCGCCTGGGTGGGCCGGGCCCTCGCCGTCGCCGTACTGATCGGCCTGCCGCTGCTCACCCACACCGGCGCCCTCGGGAACTCCACCGAGGACATCGGGGGCATGGAGACCGTGACCGACGCCCTGCTCGCCGCCATCCTCGCCGCCATCATCTGGACCGGCGCGGGCAACAGCCTGCGCATGGCGCGCCTGCGGGAGCACCTGCCCGGACTGCGGGCCCGGGCCCTCACCCGGCGGGCCGTGCCGGTGACCTCGGACACCCCGCTGTCCGAGGCGCTGCGGCGCGCCAACGAGGCCGGGGCCCGCGCCCTGGTCGTGGTCGACGGGCACGGCGACCCGAAGGCCCTGGTCCGCGAGGCCGCGATCGTCGGCGTCCCCGAGCACCGCCGCCCCTGGGTCGCCGTCGGCGGCCTCGCCCAGGACCTCACCGACGGCATGAAGGTCCCGGCCGAACTGGCCGGTGAGGCGCTCCTGGACCGGCTGCGCGCGAACCCGGCCTCCGAGTACCTGGTGGTGGAGGAGACCGGCGAGATCTACGGAGTGCTCTCCACGGCGGACGTCGAGCGCGCCTTCGTGGCGGCGATGGCCCGTCCCGGCTCCTGA
- a CDS encoding RecB family exonuclease has product MSTSQPPVPEGPPRPERTPSSAGETPAPAAGVPSTAAGVPSQPLPADARGPAGGPRPVPVEVPRSADGHPAPPEDPASAHGSRPPASLSPSRASDFMQCPLLYRFRVIDRLPEKPSEAATRGTLVHAVLERLFDAPAAERTPPRARALIPGQWDRLLEARPELAGLFAQDEDGERLARWMSEAEALVERWFSLEDPTRLEPAERELFVETELESGLRLRGVIDRVDVAPTGEVRIVDYKTGKAPRPEYSEGALFQMKFYALVVWRLKGVVPRRLQLVYLGSGEVLTYDPVPADLERVERKLLALWDAIVRATETGDWRPRPTKLCGWCDHQARCPEFGGTPPVYPLPVVPAG; this is encoded by the coding sequence ATGAGTACGAGTCAGCCGCCCGTCCCGGAAGGCCCGCCGCGCCCCGAGCGGACGCCGTCGTCCGCCGGGGAGACGCCCGCCCCCGCCGCCGGGGTGCCGTCGACGGCCGCCGGGGTGCCGTCACAGCCCCTGCCGGCGGACGCGCGGGGTCCGGCCGGCGGGCCGCGGCCCGTTCCGGTGGAGGTGCCGCGCTCCGCTGACGGGCATCCGGCCCCGCCGGAGGATCCGGCCTCCGCGCACGGGAGCCGGCCGCCGGCGTCGCTGTCGCCCTCGCGTGCGAGCGACTTCATGCAGTGCCCGCTGCTCTACCGCTTCAGGGTGATCGACAGGCTGCCGGAGAAGCCGAGTGAGGCGGCCACCCGGGGCACCCTGGTGCACGCGGTGCTGGAACGGCTCTTCGACGCGCCCGCGGCGGAGCGCACGCCGCCCCGGGCCAGGGCGCTCATTCCCGGCCAGTGGGACCGGCTGCTGGAGGCGCGGCCGGAGCTGGCCGGGCTGTTCGCGCAGGACGAGGACGGTGAGCGGCTGGCCCGCTGGATGTCCGAGGCGGAGGCGCTGGTGGAGCGCTGGTTCTCGCTGGAGGACCCGACCCGGCTGGAGCCGGCCGAGCGCGAGCTGTTCGTGGAGACGGAGCTCGAGTCGGGGCTGCGGCTGCGCGGGGTGATCGACCGGGTGGACGTGGCTCCCACCGGCGAGGTGCGGATCGTCGACTACAAGACGGGCAAGGCGCCCCGCCCCGAGTACAGCGAGGGCGCGCTGTTCCAGATGAAGTTCTACGCCCTGGTGGTCTGGCGGCTGAAGGGCGTGGTGCCGCGGCGGCTGCAGCTGGTGTACCTGGGCAGCGGGGAGGTGCTCACCTACGACCCGGTCCCGGCCGACCTGGAGCGGGTGGAGCGCAAGCTGCTGGCGCTGTGGGACGCCATCGTGCGGGCCACCGAGACCGGCGACTGGCGGCCGCGGCCGACGAAACTCTGCGGCTGGTGCGACCACCAGGCCCGGTGCCCGGAGTTCGGCGGGACGCCGCCGGTGTACCCGCTGCCGGTGGTCCCCGCGGGGTGA
- a CDS encoding response regulator, with amino-acid sequence MAIRVLLVDDQPLLRTGFRMILEAEQDIAVVGEAGDGLQALDQVRALQPDVVLMDIRMPRMDGVEATRQITGPERDGPAKVLVLTTFDLDEYVVEALRAGASGFLLKDAPANELVQAIRVVAAGEAMLAPSITRRLLDKYAGHLPSGEEPMPDTLHTLTERELEVLRLVARGLSNAEIAADLFVSETTVKTHVGHVLTKLGLRDRVQAAVYAYESGLVRPGAQ; translated from the coding sequence GTGGCTATCCGCGTCCTGCTCGTCGACGACCAACCGCTGCTGCGCACGGGCTTCCGGATGATTCTGGAGGCCGAGCAGGACATCGCCGTGGTCGGTGAGGCCGGGGACGGTCTGCAGGCACTGGACCAGGTACGGGCGCTGCAGCCCGACGTGGTGCTGATGGACATCCGGATGCCGCGGATGGACGGGGTCGAGGCGACGCGCCAGATCACCGGCCCGGAGCGGGACGGACCGGCCAAGGTGCTGGTGCTGACCACGTTCGACCTCGACGAGTACGTCGTGGAGGCGCTCCGGGCGGGTGCGAGCGGCTTCCTGCTGAAGGACGCCCCGGCGAACGAGCTGGTGCAGGCGATCCGGGTGGTCGCGGCGGGCGAGGCGATGCTCGCGCCGAGCATCACGCGCCGGCTGCTGGACAAGTACGCGGGCCATCTCCCCTCCGGCGAGGAGCCGATGCCGGACACGCTGCACACCCTGACCGAGCGCGAGCTCGAGGTCCTCAGGCTGGTGGCCCGCGGCCTGTCGAACGCGGAGATCGCGGCGGACCTCTTCGTCAGCGAGACGACGGTGAAGACGCACGTGGGCCATGTCCTGACCAAGCTGGGCCTGCGCGACCGGGTCCAGGCGGCGGTGTACGCGTACGAGAGCGGACTGGTGCGCCCCGGCGCGCAGTAG